CGCCGCCTGTCTACCTGAATGCGCAGGACAGGAAGGCCGGTCACCTGCTCGGCCCGGATATCCTGACCGCCAGGAATCTGTCGCAGGATGTGTGCCGCCTGGTCCCCTTTTTCCTTGAGGACCTTGAGATCGTCCCCAAAAATCTTGAGCCCGATATCGGATTTGACGCCGGCGATCAATTCGTTGAAACGCATCTCAATCGGCTGGCTAAAGCTCATCCCGACGCCTGGCACCTCAGAGGAGAGAGCGGCAGCGAACTTGTCGATTAACTGATTTTTTGTCGTAGCGGTTGTCCACGTGTTCTGCGGTCGGAGAGCCACGAAGACATCAGACATATCCATTCCCATGACGTCGGTGGCGATCTCGGGAGATCCGATTCTCGACACGACCTGACTCACCTCAGGAAAATGAAGAAGGGTGCGCTCAATCTCGAGGGAGTCCTTGATCGACTGTTCCAACGCGGTGCTCGGCAGACGCCAGGTCTGAATCACCGTATCGCCCTCATCGAGTTGCGGGATAAACTCCCCGCCGAGGAACGGCACGAACAGGAGGCTCAAAACGAACGCCGATGCTGCAACAAGGGCGGTCATTTTCGGGTGATGAACGCACCAGGCCAACCGTGGTAAGTACAGGGCCTTGATGCGGCGGAGAAGCCACGAATCGCCCTCAGCAATCGGCCCTCGCAGGAACAGTGAAGCCAGGACCGGCATGAGGGTAAACGACAAGATCAGCGATCCGATAAGGGCGAAGATGACCGTAAACGCCATCGGCTTGAACATCTTCCCCTCGACGCCCTGTAGCGTCAGGATCGGCAGATAGACGATCACGATAATGCTGACGGCGAAAAAGATCGGACGCAGGACCTCGCGACCGGCTCGGAGGATAATGAGCGGACGTTCCTCCCGCCGCACCCCTCGTTCTTCAGCGAGATGCCGGACGATGTTTTCAATCATCACGACTGCGCCGTCCACGATCAGGCCGAAATCGATCGCGCCCAGGCTCATCAGATTTCCTGAGATCCCCGTCTGGATCATCCCCGTGAAGGCGACCAGCATGGAAAGAGGAATAGCCGCCGCCACGATCAGACCGCCTCGAAGGTTGCCGAGGAGCAGAAGCAACACCGCAATGACCAGCAACGCCCCTTCGATCAGATTGGTGGTGACGGTTCGAATGACCTTATTCACGAGGTCCGATCGGTCATAGTACGGCTCAATGGAAACCCCGGGCGGCAGGCTGGGTTTCATCCGCTCCACTTCTTCTTTGATCCGCTCGGCTACGACGCGACCGTTGCCGCCGCGTAACATCAGGGTCATAGCCACGACGGTCTCACCGACGCCATCGTATGTTGCCGCGCCGATCCGAGGCATGGCATCGATCCTGACGTGACCGAGTTGAGCCATCGTAATGGGCGTACCGCCTGACCCGGCGCCTACCATAATGCGGGACAGATCCTCCTGATTTTCGACCAGCCCCTCGCCTCGAATCACATAGGCCTCGCCGTTGTGCTCGATGTAGCCGCCGCCGGCGATGGCGTTGTTCCTTTCAAGTTCCTCAAAGACGCGGCCGATAGGAATTCGATACGAGACAAGTTTTCGCTGGTCTACGACGACATGATATTGTTTCGCGTACCCGCCCCACTGCGAGACTTCAACGACCCCTGGGACCGTGCGCAGCCTGTACGCGATTTGCCAATCGAGAATCTCGCGGAGTTGCATCGGCGTATAGCCTTCGCCCTTCACGATGAACTGGTATACCTCGCCCAGCCCTGTGGAGACCGGCGCGAGTTCGGGCGTCCCGAAGCCTGCGGGAATCTGTTCTTTGGCGGCAGCCAGCCGTTCGGCCACCAGTTGTCGAGCAAAGTAGACGTTGACGTGGTCCCTGAAAACCAGCGTGACGGCCGATAGACCGAATCGGCTCACTGAGCGAAGCTCCTGCAAATCCGGCAGACCACTCATAGCTGCTTCTATCGGGAAGGTGACGTATCGCTCCACTTCTACTGGGCCGATGGGCGCTGTTTTGGTAAGAACCTGTACCTGGACCGTCGTGATGTCCGGGACAGCATCGATCGGCAGATCTCGCAGGGCTATGATGCCCCCGATGACGAGGAGACCGGTCAGAATCAGGACAAGAAATCGGTTTTCCAGAGATAGCTCGAAGATACGCTGAAGCATGCAGGATCCCTTCGGGGGTTATCCCCCTTGTCCTTGACTTATCTGTTCCTTGAGGAACTCGGATTTGAGCGAGAAACTACCCGTGGTGACGAGTTCCTCATCTCCCCTGAGACCTTCGGTGATCTCAACGAGGTCCCCTGATGTGAATCCGAGCTTCACCTGTCGCCGTACAAAGGTCACACCGTCAAGCTTGACGAACACAGACGGCTCCCCATCGATCTGCTGAATGGCCGATAAAGGAATCGCCGCAACCATGGCAGTTTTGTCGGTCCCCTGGGCCCGAAGCCGGACGGTTGCGAACATTCCAAGCTTTAATTTCCGTTGGGGGTTGGGGATCACCACTCGCGCCTTGGCTGTCCGTGTGTCGGGATCGAGGAGATCGCTGACATAGCTGATGGTGCCGCGGAAGGCTTCACCCGGATACGCCTCAAGACTGATTTCAACAGATGCGCCTCGACGGACATGAGCCAGGTCCTTCTCATAGATGTCTACCAGCGTCCAGACACTGGAGAGGTCGGCGATCGCCAGTAGTTCTTTTTCAGGCCCGACTACCTCGCCGGGTGCCCCGTCCCGCTTGATGATGACACCACTAATCGGCGCCCTGACGACAGTATAAGAGGCCTCACGACGGAATGATCTCTCAGGGCTGGTCGCCAGCGCGTCGATCTGCTCTTCGGTCATCCCGAAGCGAAATAACTTCTCCTTCACTCTGGCAATCTTGGCGTATCGGTTCTCGACCGCTGCTTTCTCCACCAAGTAGTCTGTCTCTCGCACGTGGACCTCTTTGCGGGCGATGGCCTCTTTCTCAAAAAGCAATTGGGCGCGTTCCCACATCTCTCGGTGGTGTTCCATGAGGGCGAGGTCTTTCCGCAGTTCGGCCAGCTCACTCCGATAATCTCCAATGGCCTCCCCCAGCTCGATATTGTCGTATTCGAAGAGTGGAGCGCTCTGGTCCACTGAATCCCCAACCTGCACATAGACACGCTCGATCCGGCCTTTGGCGATGGGGGCGATATGGGCTACACGGGCCGGGTCCGGTGCGATCGCGGCGGTGGCCTCAATGAGTCGGACCGGCGCGATACGCTGTGGCTTGGCGGTGGCAAATCCGAACCTGGTCTGGACCTCGGCCGAAACCGTAATCTTGCCGTCTTTCTGCTCGCCTTTGGGCTCAGCCGGTTTTTCTTCGGGGGTGCGGCTGCAGGCCGCTAACGCCAGGACTGCCGCAATGATCACCGTCGGCAATACGGGAGTCCGACGCACGAGGTGCGAGGGGCGAGGGGCCAACCCTCCCTTTGGCAAAGGGAGGCGAGGAGGGTTTGTTCCAGAATGTGAAACGATTATTTTGAGACACTTCATAACGAGAGGGCGTGCAATCATCGTGTACCCCTACCGGCCGACGGCCGCTTCGACTTGAAATCTGGCAATGCTCAGTTCGTACAGGGAGCGGTTGTAGAGCCGCTGGACCTCCCGAAAGGTCCGCTGTGCATCCAGAAACGCCGTAAGATCGATGGCTCCCAGCTTATGCGCAGCCTCGGCGATCTCCCGGGATTCGCGGGCCTTGGGCAGGTATTCGGTTTCCAGTCCTTCGAGGCGTCGGAGTTCGCCCTCAAATCTGTTGAACGCCTGATCCACCTCCAGGCGCGCCTGGGTCTCCAGTCGCCTGGACTGGAATGATTCTCGATCCTCTTCTGCCTGAGCCCGAACGATGGCCCCCTGGTTCCGATTGAAGAGGGGTAGGGGGGCCGCCACGCCAAATAAGACGCCGTCTTCGCTGAAGTCCCGCTTGTAGCCCACGAAGGGGAACAGGTTCGGGAATCGCCGTGCCTGTTCCAGCCCCTTCTGTTCGCGAGATCGGACGACCCGTTGACGCTGAGCTTTAAGATCTGGGCGGGTCTGCAGGGCTTCGACATGTAACGGCGCCAAGCTACCGATCGGTTCACCCTTCAGTAGTTCTTCAGTAACATCGAATTCGACCGTCGAGTCGGAGAGGCCGAGCAGCGTGAGCAGCGTGGCCCTGGCCTGCTTGAGATTCAGCTCCCCGGCGACCACGTCGTCAAACACCCTGAAGCGCTCCACCTGAACCCGTCTCAGTTCCGCTCCAGAGATCTCCCCGAGTTGGAACTGCTCCTCCTTGGCGCGGATGGTTCGGTCAAAGTCGGTCAGCAGGCCGCGGGCTACGGCAAGGTCGGCTTTGGCCAACACGATCTGGTAATACGCCTGCTTGACCGCAAACCGAAGTAGACGGGCCGTATTGTCGACGTCAGCCGCGGTCGCACGCAGGTTCGCGCCCGCGACGGCGATCTGCTGGGAGCGCTTGCCGGCCGTCAATATCTCCTGGCTGACTTCAAAAGAGAGTTCCTGTCGATCAGCGAACGATCCCCCGCGAAATCCTTCCGATCTGATCTGGAGCTGTGGGTTGGGGAGCAACGCGGCGGTAGTCGCATCTCCGCGCGCGATCTGTCTGGCTGTCGTCTCTGCCAGTAGACCAGGGTTCTGCTGCCCTGCGATTTGTAAGGCGTCGGCCAACGAAAGCATTCGCGGGAGGGTTGCACTCTGGGATTCAGCGAAAATAGGCGTACTCATCGAACACACGAACAGAGCAAACAGCGCAGATAGCTTCGGGATTCTCATCGCTAATCTATCCATCAATACACCTCGAACGATAGGTCGGTCTTATATACCATAAGAGGATTGACCGCCCGAGTGAGGAGAAAACATCACGATGGCGCTCGATTCACACCCACCGCGAAGTAAACAGTCGTAAAAAAGGAAAGGAGAGCTATGTCTGGCGAGGAGGTAAGGAGGGTGGATCTAACGTGATGGAAGATGGGGAAGGTGCAGGCCGAGCGTTACACTGCTCGACGCATCCTGGGGGATCTAACGTAAACGAGGGTGGATTGGCTGCTTGGTTTACCTCGAGATCGCAGTGAGGAATCGGTTGGCTTGTGGGTAGAGGCTTGTCGTCTTGCGCTCTCGTAGGCTTT
Above is a genomic segment from Candidatus Methylomirabilis tolerans containing:
- a CDS encoding TolC family protein; this encodes MDRLAMRIPKLSALFALFVCSMSTPIFAESQSATLPRMLSLADALQIAGQQNPGLLAETTARQIARGDATTAALLPNPQLQIRSEGFRGGSFADRQELSFEVSQEILTAGKRSQQIAVAGANLRATAADVDNTARLLRFAVKQAYYQIVLAKADLAVARGLLTDFDRTIRAKEEQFQLGEISGAELRRVQVERFRVFDDVVAGELNLKQARATLLTLLGLSDSTVEFDVTEELLKGEPIGSLAPLHVEALQTRPDLKAQRQRVVRSREQKGLEQARRFPNLFPFVGYKRDFSEDGVLFGVAAPLPLFNRNQGAIVRAQAEEDRESFQSRRLETQARLEVDQAFNRFEGELRRLEGLETEYLPKARESREIAEAAHKLGAIDLTAFLDAQRTFREVQRLYNRSLYELSIARFQVEAAVGR
- a CDS encoding efflux RND transporter periplasmic adaptor subunit; this translates as MPTVIIAAVLALAACSRTPEEKPAEPKGEQKDGKITVSAEVQTRFGFATAKPQRIAPVRLIEATAAIAPDPARVAHIAPIAKGRIERVYVQVGDSVDQSAPLFEYDNIELGEAIGDYRSELAELRKDLALMEHHREMWERAQLLFEKEAIARKEVHVRETDYLVEKAAVENRYAKIARVKEKLFRFGMTEEQIDALATSPERSFRREASYTVVRAPISGVIIKRDGAPGEVVGPEKELLAIADLSSVWTLVDIYEKDLAHVRRGASVEISLEAYPGEAFRGTISYVSDLLDPDTRTAKARVVIPNPQRKLKLGMFATVRLRAQGTDKTAMVAAIPLSAIQQIDGEPSVFVKLDGVTFVRRQVKLGFTSGDLVEITEGLRGDEELVTTGSFSLKSEFLKEQISQGQGG
- a CDS encoding CusA/CzcA family heavy metal efflux RND transporter, with translation MLQRIFELSLENRFLVLILTGLLVIGGIIALRDLPIDAVPDITTVQVQVLTKTAPIGPVEVERYVTFPIEAAMSGLPDLQELRSVSRFGLSAVTLVFRDHVNVYFARQLVAERLAAAKEQIPAGFGTPELAPVSTGLGEVYQFIVKGEGYTPMQLREILDWQIAYRLRTVPGVVEVSQWGGYAKQYHVVVDQRKLVSYRIPIGRVFEELERNNAIAGGGYIEHNGEAYVIRGEGLVENQEDLSRIMVGAGSGGTPITMAQLGHVRIDAMPRIGAATYDGVGETVVAMTLMLRGGNGRVVAERIKEEVERMKPSLPPGVSIEPYYDRSDLVNKVIRTVTTNLIEGALLVIAVLLLLLGNLRGGLIVAAAIPLSMLVAFTGMIQTGISGNLMSLGAIDFGLIVDGAVVMIENIVRHLAEERGVRREERPLIILRAGREVLRPIFFAVSIIVIVYLPILTLQGVEGKMFKPMAFTVIFALIGSLILSFTLMPVLASLFLRGPIAEGDSWLLRRIKALYLPRLAWCVHHPKMTALVAASAFVLSLLFVPFLGGEFIPQLDEGDTVIQTWRLPSTALEQSIKDSLEIERTLLHFPEVSQVVSRIGSPEIATDVMGMDMSDVFVALRPQNTWTTATTKNQLIDKFAAALSSEVPGVGMSFSQPIEMRFNELIAGVKSDIGLKIFGDDLKVLKEKGDQAAHILRQIPGGQDIRAEQVTGLPVLRIQVDRRR